One segment of Setaria viridis chromosome 4, Setaria_viridis_v4.0, whole genome shotgun sequence DNA contains the following:
- the LOC117852757 gene encoding uncharacterized protein isoform X1, which yields MHRAMRLRCLLRPPLWREPAANPAAASSGGGAALARRLGAPPRSFGENQRLCRFYSSKEGVGSAEAEAVGTGGGGGGGGGGSGSSSSSSSSREQEHARLGERDQQEWLSGERFLTGCKRRESPFLTKRDRFRKEFLRRAVPWDKTGVSWNSFPYYVDQHAKQLLSECVASHLRHKDLALEYGSGLQSSSGRILLQSLPGTELYRERFVRALANELRVPILVLDSSVLAPYDCGEDCSESEEEDNHAESEDEGSESEVDGEGDEESGESDDDDSIKSVADLKKLVPCTLEEFAKRVVGIQESSSAAESSGTAESSEEEKRSLQKGDRVKYIGASVVVEADTRIILGQVPTQDGSKNAYTFISGRTLSNGQRGEVYEINGDQVAVIFDPPEEKVADGNKDEANKEQNAKPAVYWVDTQDIEHDHDTQAEDWHIAIEALCEVLPSLEPAIVYFPDSSQWLSRAVPRSNRREFVEKVEEMLDQLTGPLVLICGQNIAEASTEASKDKEPKTLLFHNMARLSHLTSSLKRLVGGLKGRKPSRSSDITKLFKNRLFIPLPKDDEQMRVLNNQIEEDKKIIISRHNLVELHKVLEEHGLSCEDLLHIKSEGIALTKQRAEMVVGWARSHYLSSAVNPYIKGDRLTIPRESLDLAIGRLKEQEASNKKPSESMKMLAKDEYERNFISAVVPPNEIGVKFDDIGALEDVKKTLDELVTLPMRRPELFSHGNLLRPCKGILLFGPPGTGKTLLAKALATEAGANFISITGSTLTSKWFGDAEKLTKALFSFASRLAPVIIFVDEVDSLLGARGGSFEHEATRRMRNEFMAAWDGLRSKENQRILILGATNRPFDLDDAVIRRLPRRILVDLPDAKNRMKILKILLAKENLESDFRFDKLANVTEGYSGSDLKNLCIAAAYRPVHELLEQENKGDMGSTKTSLRALKLDDLVQAKAKVSPSVAFDATSMNELRKWNEQYGEGGSRSKSPFGFGS from the exons ATGCATCGCGCGATGCGGCTGCGCTGCCTCCTGCGCCCGCCGCTCTGGCGCGAGCCCGCCGCCAACCCCGCGGCGGCCTCCAGCGGAGGCGGTGCCGCCCTGGCGCGGAGGCTCGGTGCGCCGCCGCGGTCGTTCGGCGAGAACCAGCGGTTGTGCCGGTTCTACAGCTCGAAGGAGGGCGTCGGCAGCGCGGAGGCGGAAGCGGTGgggactggcggcggcggcggcggcggcggcggtggaagtggcagcagcagcagcagcagcagcagccgcgagCAGGAGCACGCGCGGCTCGGGGAGAGGGACCAGCAGGAGTGGCTGAGCGGCGAGCGGTTCCTCACCGGCTGCAAGCGGCGGGAGTCGCCGTTCCTCACCAAGCGGGACCGCTTCCGCAAGGAGTTcctgcgccgcgccgtgccgtgGGACAAGACCGGCGTCTCGTGGAACAGCTTCCCGTACTACGTCGA TCAGCATGCGAAGCAGCTGCTGAGCGAGTGCGTGGCGTCGCACCTGCGGCATAAGGATTTAGCTCTGGAGTATGGTTCCGGGCTGCAGTCTTCCAGTGGGAGGATATTGCTCCAGAGCTTGCCAG GGACTGAACTTTACCGGGAGAGATTTGTGAGAGCACTTGCCAATGAGTTGCGTGTGCCAATATTGGTTCTGGACAGCAGTGTTCTAGCTCCATAT GACTGTGGTGAAGATTGTTCAGAGAGTGAGGAAGAGGATAATCATGCAGAGTCAGAGGATGAAGGTTCAGAATCTGAGGTGGATGGCGAAGGTGATGAGGAATCTGGTGAAAGCGATGATGACGATTCTATTAAATCTGTGGCGGACCTAAAGAAGCTAGTTCCATGCACTCTTGAGGAATTTGCCAAG AGAGTTGTTGGTATACAGGAAAGTTCTTCAGCAGCAGAATCCTCCGGCACTGCTGAGTCATCCGAAGAAGAGAAGAGGTCTCTTCAAAAGG GAGATAGGGTCAAGTACATTGGAGCGTCAGTGGTTGTTGAAGCAGATACTAG GATCATTTTGGGGCAAGTACCTACTCAAGATGGCTCAAAGAATGCCTATACCTTTATTAGTGGCAG AACTTTATCAAATGGACAGCGTGGAGAGGTGTATGAGATCAATGGCGATCAAGTGGCTGTTATATTTGACCCTCCTGAGGAGAAGGTGgctgatggtaacaaagatgaAGCAAACAAAGAGCAAAATGCTAAACCAGCAGTTTACTGGGTTGACA CTCAGGATATCGAGCATGACCATGATACTCAGGCGGAAGATTGGCATATTGCAATTGAAGCACTTTGTGAG GTACTGCCATCTCTAGAACCAGCCATCGTTTACTTTCCAGACAGTTCCCAGTGGTTGTCTAGGGCAGTTCCAAGATCAAATCGTAGAGAATTTGTTGAAAAGGTAGAGGAAATGCTTGACCAGCTCACTGGACCTCTAGTTTTGATATGCGGGCAGAACATAGCGGAGGCATCAACAGAAGCATCTAAGGATAAAGAACCT AAGACTCTGCTGTTCCATAATATGGCTCGCCTGTCTCATCTG ACATCATCCTTGAAGCGGCTGGTAGGGGGCCTAAAAGGACGGAAGCCTTCAAGGTCCAGTGACATAAcgaagcttttcaaaaatagATTATTTATTCCTCTTCCAAAG GATGATGAGCAAATGAGAGTTTTAAATAACCAGATTGAGGAGGACAAAAAAATAATCATTTCAAGGCATAACCTTGTAGAGCTGCACAAG GTGCTTGAAGAACATGGGCTATCATGTGAGGATCTATTGCATATCAAGTCAGAGGGTATTGCTTTGACGAAACAAA GAGCAGAGATGGTTGTTGGATGGGCTAGGAGTCACTATTTATCATCAGCAGTTAATCCTTACATAAAGGGCGACAGGCTGACCATTCCCCGTGAAAG tcTGGACCTAGCAATTGGGAGGTTGAAGGAGCAGGAGGCTTCCAATAAGAAGCCGTCTGAAAGCATGAAG ATGTTGGCGAAAGATGAGTATGAGCGCAATTTCATTTCAGCAGTTGTGCCTCCCAATGAAATTGGAGTTAAGTTTGATGATATTGGTGCTCTTGAGGATGTCAAGAAGACACTGGATGAACTTGTAACTCTTCCAATGAGGAGGCCAGAGCTCTTTTCTCATGGGAACTTGTTAAGg CCCTGCAAAGGTATATTACTTTTTGGGCCTCCTGGAACAGGAAAAACGCTTTTAGCAAAGGCACTTGCAACAGAAGCTGGAGCAAATTTTATAAGCATAACTGGTTCTACTCTCACATCAAAG TGGTTTGGAGACGCTGAGAAGCTCACCAAGGCCCTTTTCTCCTTTGCTAGTCGACTGGCTCCTGTTATAATATTTGTGGACGAG GTTGACAGCTTACTTGGTGCAAGAGGTGGTTCATTTGAGCATGAGGCAACGAGAAGGATGAGAAATGAATTTATGGCAGCTTGGGATGGTCTAAGGTCCAAAGAGAACCAAAGGATCCTTATTCTTGGCGCAACAAATCGTCCCTTTGATCTAGATGATGCAGTGATACGACGTTTACCTAGGAG GATATTAGTTGACCTTCCGGATGCCAAGAATCGGATgaaaattctaaaaattttaCTTGCCAAAGAAAACCTGGAATCTGATTTTAGATTTGACAAGCTTGCTAATGTGACTGAGGGTTACTCTGGGAGTGATTTGAAG AATCTATGCATAGCTGCGGCATATAGGCCAGTCCATGAACTTCTAGAACAAGAAAACAAG GGAGACATGGGTAGCACGAAAACTTCATTAAGGGCACTGAAGTTGGATGACTTGGTGCAAGCAAAGGCCAAG GTAAGCCCATCTGTTGCTTTCGACGCAACAAGCATGAACGAGCTAAGAAAATGGAACGAGCAGTACGGGGAAGGTGGCAGTAGAAGCAAATCACCATTCGGGTTTGGCAGCTAA
- the LOC117852757 gene encoding uncharacterized protein isoform X2 has protein sequence MHRAMRLRCLLRPPLWREPAANPAAASSGGGAALARRLGAPPRSFGENQRLCRFYSSKEGVGSAEAEAVGTGGGGGGGGGGSGSSSSSSSSREQEHARLGERDQQEWLSGERFLTGCKRRESPFLTKRDRFRKEFLRRAVPWDKTGVSWNSFPYYVDQHAKQLLSECVASHLRHKDLALEYGSGLQSSSGRILLQSLPGTELYRERFVRALANELRVPILVLDSSVLAPYDCGEDCSESEEEDNHAESEDEGSESEVDGEGDEESGESDDDDSIKSVADLKKLVPCTLEEFAKRVVGIQESSSAAESSGTAESSEEEKRSLQKGDRVKYIGASVVVEADTRTLSNGQRGEVYEINGDQVAVIFDPPEEKVADGNKDEANKEQNAKPAVYWVDTQDIEHDHDTQAEDWHIAIEALCEVLPSLEPAIVYFPDSSQWLSRAVPRSNRREFVEKVEEMLDQLTGPLVLICGQNIAEASTEASKDKEPKTLLFHNMARLSHLTSSLKRLVGGLKGRKPSRSSDITKLFKNRLFIPLPKDDEQMRVLNNQIEEDKKIIISRHNLVELHKVLEEHGLSCEDLLHIKSEGIALTKQRAEMVVGWARSHYLSSAVNPYIKGDRLTIPRESLDLAIGRLKEQEASNKKPSESMKMLAKDEYERNFISAVVPPNEIGVKFDDIGALEDVKKTLDELVTLPMRRPELFSHGNLLRPCKGILLFGPPGTGKTLLAKALATEAGANFISITGSTLTSKWFGDAEKLTKALFSFASRLAPVIIFVDEVDSLLGARGGSFEHEATRRMRNEFMAAWDGLRSKENQRILILGATNRPFDLDDAVIRRLPRRILVDLPDAKNRMKILKILLAKENLESDFRFDKLANVTEGYSGSDLKNLCIAAAYRPVHELLEQENKGDMGSTKTSLRALKLDDLVQAKAKVSPSVAFDATSMNELRKWNEQYGEGGSRSKSPFGFGS, from the exons ATGCATCGCGCGATGCGGCTGCGCTGCCTCCTGCGCCCGCCGCTCTGGCGCGAGCCCGCCGCCAACCCCGCGGCGGCCTCCAGCGGAGGCGGTGCCGCCCTGGCGCGGAGGCTCGGTGCGCCGCCGCGGTCGTTCGGCGAGAACCAGCGGTTGTGCCGGTTCTACAGCTCGAAGGAGGGCGTCGGCAGCGCGGAGGCGGAAGCGGTGgggactggcggcggcggcggcggcggcggcggtggaagtggcagcagcagcagcagcagcagcagccgcgagCAGGAGCACGCGCGGCTCGGGGAGAGGGACCAGCAGGAGTGGCTGAGCGGCGAGCGGTTCCTCACCGGCTGCAAGCGGCGGGAGTCGCCGTTCCTCACCAAGCGGGACCGCTTCCGCAAGGAGTTcctgcgccgcgccgtgccgtgGGACAAGACCGGCGTCTCGTGGAACAGCTTCCCGTACTACGTCGA TCAGCATGCGAAGCAGCTGCTGAGCGAGTGCGTGGCGTCGCACCTGCGGCATAAGGATTTAGCTCTGGAGTATGGTTCCGGGCTGCAGTCTTCCAGTGGGAGGATATTGCTCCAGAGCTTGCCAG GGACTGAACTTTACCGGGAGAGATTTGTGAGAGCACTTGCCAATGAGTTGCGTGTGCCAATATTGGTTCTGGACAGCAGTGTTCTAGCTCCATAT GACTGTGGTGAAGATTGTTCAGAGAGTGAGGAAGAGGATAATCATGCAGAGTCAGAGGATGAAGGTTCAGAATCTGAGGTGGATGGCGAAGGTGATGAGGAATCTGGTGAAAGCGATGATGACGATTCTATTAAATCTGTGGCGGACCTAAAGAAGCTAGTTCCATGCACTCTTGAGGAATTTGCCAAG AGAGTTGTTGGTATACAGGAAAGTTCTTCAGCAGCAGAATCCTCCGGCACTGCTGAGTCATCCGAAGAAGAGAAGAGGTCTCTTCAAAAGG GAGATAGGGTCAAGTACATTGGAGCGTCAGTGGTTGTTGAAGCAGATACTAG AACTTTATCAAATGGACAGCGTGGAGAGGTGTATGAGATCAATGGCGATCAAGTGGCTGTTATATTTGACCCTCCTGAGGAGAAGGTGgctgatggtaacaaagatgaAGCAAACAAAGAGCAAAATGCTAAACCAGCAGTTTACTGGGTTGACA CTCAGGATATCGAGCATGACCATGATACTCAGGCGGAAGATTGGCATATTGCAATTGAAGCACTTTGTGAG GTACTGCCATCTCTAGAACCAGCCATCGTTTACTTTCCAGACAGTTCCCAGTGGTTGTCTAGGGCAGTTCCAAGATCAAATCGTAGAGAATTTGTTGAAAAGGTAGAGGAAATGCTTGACCAGCTCACTGGACCTCTAGTTTTGATATGCGGGCAGAACATAGCGGAGGCATCAACAGAAGCATCTAAGGATAAAGAACCT AAGACTCTGCTGTTCCATAATATGGCTCGCCTGTCTCATCTG ACATCATCCTTGAAGCGGCTGGTAGGGGGCCTAAAAGGACGGAAGCCTTCAAGGTCCAGTGACATAAcgaagcttttcaaaaatagATTATTTATTCCTCTTCCAAAG GATGATGAGCAAATGAGAGTTTTAAATAACCAGATTGAGGAGGACAAAAAAATAATCATTTCAAGGCATAACCTTGTAGAGCTGCACAAG GTGCTTGAAGAACATGGGCTATCATGTGAGGATCTATTGCATATCAAGTCAGAGGGTATTGCTTTGACGAAACAAA GAGCAGAGATGGTTGTTGGATGGGCTAGGAGTCACTATTTATCATCAGCAGTTAATCCTTACATAAAGGGCGACAGGCTGACCATTCCCCGTGAAAG tcTGGACCTAGCAATTGGGAGGTTGAAGGAGCAGGAGGCTTCCAATAAGAAGCCGTCTGAAAGCATGAAG ATGTTGGCGAAAGATGAGTATGAGCGCAATTTCATTTCAGCAGTTGTGCCTCCCAATGAAATTGGAGTTAAGTTTGATGATATTGGTGCTCTTGAGGATGTCAAGAAGACACTGGATGAACTTGTAACTCTTCCAATGAGGAGGCCAGAGCTCTTTTCTCATGGGAACTTGTTAAGg CCCTGCAAAGGTATATTACTTTTTGGGCCTCCTGGAACAGGAAAAACGCTTTTAGCAAAGGCACTTGCAACAGAAGCTGGAGCAAATTTTATAAGCATAACTGGTTCTACTCTCACATCAAAG TGGTTTGGAGACGCTGAGAAGCTCACCAAGGCCCTTTTCTCCTTTGCTAGTCGACTGGCTCCTGTTATAATATTTGTGGACGAG GTTGACAGCTTACTTGGTGCAAGAGGTGGTTCATTTGAGCATGAGGCAACGAGAAGGATGAGAAATGAATTTATGGCAGCTTGGGATGGTCTAAGGTCCAAAGAGAACCAAAGGATCCTTATTCTTGGCGCAACAAATCGTCCCTTTGATCTAGATGATGCAGTGATACGACGTTTACCTAGGAG GATATTAGTTGACCTTCCGGATGCCAAGAATCGGATgaaaattctaaaaattttaCTTGCCAAAGAAAACCTGGAATCTGATTTTAGATTTGACAAGCTTGCTAATGTGACTGAGGGTTACTCTGGGAGTGATTTGAAG AATCTATGCATAGCTGCGGCATATAGGCCAGTCCATGAACTTCTAGAACAAGAAAACAAG GGAGACATGGGTAGCACGAAAACTTCATTAAGGGCACTGAAGTTGGATGACTTGGTGCAAGCAAAGGCCAAG GTAAGCCCATCTGTTGCTTTCGACGCAACAAGCATGAACGAGCTAAGAAAATGGAACGAGCAGTACGGGGAAGGTGGCAGTAGAAGCAAATCACCATTCGGGTTTGGCAGCTAA